Proteins co-encoded in one Apis mellifera strain DH4 linkage group LG15, Amel_HAv3.1, whole genome shotgun sequence genomic window:
- the LOC725088 gene encoding eIF-2-alpha kinase GCN2 isoform X2 gives MIFELAQHVQKYLHENNKPRYSSFYEEMVSRRQEKIEYEMLERQLKEDKERQVLQDEIQKRQEALKAELRNRKESIRLCNERSNNLSQSIPSSPQERSRIYSRRRCASSSESSDGFLCEHRGTKLLHFDHNKGERQVYRAKCMGHSTKGSVVYAGVDMTTGELFAISEWILKVNNKIDENNIQHIMKQVGSLEQEVNHLHKLHHPNLVHYLNMKYLQEEDDVLIYVLQEFVIGSSCSFFLLENIPVNIDFLRYLATGILSALKYLHENNVVHKDLRDTSIYIDSTGTVRLSDYSLNKRLSDIYQTCALVKSEPDFPSIQGRGGKKADIYRFGILMFSLLNGIIVSGDKIDPKTIIQPDLQDFLLKCLINDERKRWSAEQLLQHSFIKTPLAHALSPPKISRKDEQEIHEPEEPDTDIRQYVPPLGSHSRITNEFEILEWLGRGAFGDVLKVKNKLDGGIYAIKRIELNPKNKQLNKKITREVKLLSRMNHENVVRYYNSWIESAIITDAVEERLSITFSERKSPDPLNHLGMDDIEKLAPPLHEVEWNVSYKSRTNTTLPADSDEDNSDASSDTDSDEDCAFLMQNLLRMDSSDSIEFEKDTNYQTSASNINNNENGNIDESKEMVREIQFMYIQMEFCEKSTLRTAIDGGLHEDRERVWRLFREIVEGLAHIHQQGMIHRDLKPVNIFLDSNDHVKIGDFGLATTNILSSFVHTMETDKEFQGLEKGISFGTEEVGSLTGQVGTALYVAPELTTKAAKAIYNQKVDIYSLGVILFEMCYKSLTTGMERIKILLNLRSKEIIFPSEMQQADMSRQIHILRWLLNHDPSQRPTAQELLSSEYLPPARLEETELQEMIRRTLSNNQSKAYKYLISCCFMQEVSPADDITYDMNLPSRSHINFIAWRKYQEGVKSKVIEVFQRHGGVYLGTPLLIPKSHQFCSFSPSSVKLMTRNGNIVCIPHDLRAVFARYIVWNNVPHIRRYAIERVFRDKKVLGFHPRELYECAFDIINPIPDNLLMEAELIYIVWEIINELPSLQERNFTIRLNHTSLLQAVLMYCGVDKEKYQDIYSILRDARDGKFTRFQIQTHLISLCLTDQAMETLFNLFETESSVAKIHSVLKTITRRKGDAAVFAREGLKEIEIVMENIETLGIKWPIVVVPLLVHNVNQHSGIIYQITCEVKWRKKKNGEEVIAAGGRYDKMLSSFKKILERTGMASKEIKQYGAGISISLEKLVSAVSETSESVECKYGINVAISCMDNHHRGKEMINLLKELWNLGLKVTILDLISLEEILEYCRENSINHVIFLKNGEKGSVRIQSWERDRFQEKKMSNQEIGEFFQRLDNSIPILNRSESKTVTSDNFLSNNNPVNVNINFILSERDKLSGSSRRSLKNSMIAQMSTYFQRISHKIPIEIFAVFLEMSVVRIIISFLEIDEEDQNFLKSIQVIIDKHPRHKKYIKEICEEMQEVRKEKQRPVLILYSLIDNQYMTLL, from the exons gtATTACAagatgaaattcaaaaaaggcAAGAAGCTTTAAAAGCTGAGCTTCGTAATCGAAAAGAATCTATTCGTTTGTGTAATGAACGATCGAATAATCTCTCTCAATCGATACCGTCATCTCCTCAAGAAAGATCACGGATTTATTCTCGAAGAAGATGTGCTAGTAGTTCTGAAAGTTCCGATGGTTTCCTTTGCGAACATAGAGGAACGAAATTACTGCATTTCGATCATAATAAAG GTGAACGACAGGTGTACAGAGCAAAATGTATGGGTCATAGTACTAAAGGATCGGTTGTTTATGCAGGTGTTGATATGACAACTGGAGAATTATTTGCGATTAGTGAATGGATATTGAAAGTGAATaacaaaattgatgaaaataatattcaacataTTATGAAACAAGTAGGAAGTTTAGAGCAAGAAGTAAACCATCTACATAAATTACATCATCCAAATCttgtacattatttaaatatgaagtaTTTACAAGAAGAAGATGATGTACTTATCTATGTTCTTCAAGAGTTCGTG ATAGGTAGCAGTtgctcttttttcttattggaAAACATCCCGGTAAACATCGATTTTCTACGATATCTAGCAACTGGAATTCTTTCTGCGTTAAAATATCTTCACGAAAATAATGTTGTCCATAAAGATCTACGTGATACTAGTATCTACATTGATAGTACAGGAACGGTTAGATTGTCAgattattctttgaataaaagattatCTGATATTTATCAGACATGTGCATTAGTTAAATCTGAACCAGATTTTCCAAGTATACAAGGCAGAGGTGGGAAAAAAGCAGATATTTATCGTTTTGGTATTCTtatgttttctttattaaatggaATCATAGTTTCTGGAGATAAAATTGATCCAAAGACAATTATACag CCTGATCtacaagattttttattaaagtgcCTTATCAATGATGAAAGAAAACGTTGGTCCGCCGAACAACTATTACaacattcatttataaaaacaccTTTAGCCCATGCATTATCACCTCCAAAAATATCACGAAAAGATGAACAGGAGATTCATGAACCGGAAGAACCTGATACAGATATTCGACAATATGTACCTCCGTTAGGTAGTCATTCAAGAATTACAAATGAGTTTGAAATTCTTGAATGGCTTGGTAGGGGTGCTTTCGGCGATGTTCTTAAAGTGAAGAATAAATTAGATGGTGGAATTTACGCTATTAAAAGGATAGAATtaaatccaaaaaataaacaacttaataaaaaaattactagagAAGTGAAATTGTTGTCACGAATGAATCATGAGAATGTAGtacgatattataattcatggATAGAAAGTGCTATAATAACTGATGCGGTAGAAGAACGATTATCCATAACATTTTCCGAAAGAAAGAGTCCAGATCCgcttaat cATTTAGGAATGGATGATATCGAAAAATTGGCACCACCACTACACGAAGTTGAATGGaatgtttcatataaatctCGAACAAATACAACACTTCCAGCTGATAGCGATGAAGATAATAGTGACGCTTCGAGTGACACTGACAGTGATGAAGATTGTGCGTTTTT aatgcAAAATCTTTTAAGAATGGATTCTTCTGATAGCATagaattcgaaaaagataCGAATTACCAAACATCTgcgtcaaatataaataacaacgaAAACGGAAATATAGATGAATCAAAAGAAATGGTCagagaaattcaatttatgtaCATTCAAATGGAATTTTGTGAAAAGAGTACTTTACGAACAGCAATTGATGGGGGGCTTCATGAAGATCGAGAAAGAGTATGGAgattatttcgagaaattgttGAAGGTCTGGCACATATTCATCAACAAGGGATGATACATCGAGATCTGAAAccagtaaatatatttttggatagtAACGATCATGTAAAGATTGGAGATTTTGGTCTAGCTACAACAAATATACTTTCATCTTTTGTACACACGATGGAAACTGACAAAGAATTTCAAGGTTTAGAGAAAG gtaTTAGTTTTGGTACAGAAGAAGTTGGATCTTTGACAGGACAAGTTGGCACGGCACTTTACGTAGCTCCAGAACTTACAACGAAAGCAGCGAAAGCTATTTACAATCAAAAAGTGGACATTTATAGTCTTGgagtaatattatttgaaatgtgCTACAAATCTTTAACTACGGGAATGGAACGAATTaagattttacttaatttacgatcgaaagaaattatatttccctCGGAAATGCAACAAGCTGATATGTCACgacaaattcatattttacg CTGGTTATTGAATCACGATCCTAGTCAACGACCCACGGCTCAAGAACTTCTTTCTTCAGAATATTTACCTCCTGCACGACTCGAAGAAACGGAACTGCAAGAGATGATTCGTCGCACTCTTTCCAATAATCAAAGCAaagcatataaatatttgatttcatgCTGTTTTATGCAGGAAGTTAGTCCAGCAGATGATATCACTTACGATATGAATTTACCTAGTAGAAGTCATATCAACTTTATTGCTTGGAGAAAGTATCAGGAAGGAGTAAAGTCCAAAGTAATCGAAGTTTTTCAAAGACATGGCGGTGTTTATTTAGGGACTCCTCTATTAATACCAAAATCTCACCAGTTCTGTAGTTTTTCACCTTCTAGTGTCAAATTAATGACTCGCAATGGAAACATCGTTTGTATCCCTCATGATTTACGTGCCGTATTTGCAAGATATATTGTATGGAACAATGTACCGCATATTAGAAGATATGCTATAGAAAGAGTCTTTAGAGATAAAaag gttTTAGGCTTTCATCCAAGAGAACTTTATGAGTGtgcatttgatataataaatcccATTCCTGATAATCTTTTAATGGAAGCtgaattaatatacattgtCTGGGAAATCATTAATGAATTACCTTCGTTACAAGAACGGAATTTTACTATTCGCTTGAATCATACCTCTTTATTACAAGCTGTGTTAATGTATTGTGGagttgataaagaaaaatatcaagatatttattcgattcttcGAGATGCACGTGATGGAAAATTTACAAGATTTCAAATACAGACCCATTTAATAAGTTTATGTTTGACTGATCAGGCTATGGAAacgttattcaatttatttgaaactgAAAGTTCTGTTGCTAAAATTCATAGTGTTTTAAAAACGATTACACGAAGGAAAGGAGATGCTGCTGTTTTTGCTAGAGAAggattgaaagaaattgagaTAGTTATGGAGAATATTGAAACATTGGGTATAAAG tgGCCTATAGTGGTAGTACCTCTTCTAGTACATAATGTAAATCAACATAGcggtataatttatcaaattacatGCGAAGTTAAatggcgtaaaaaaaaaaatggagaggAAGTAATAGCAGCAGGAGGTCGTTACGATAAAATGctctcttcttttaaaaaaattcttgaacgTACTGGAATGGCtagtaaagaaattaaacaatatggCGCCGGAATTAGTATCTCGTTAGAAAAATTAGTTTCTGCAGTTTCAGAAACTTCGGAATCTGTAGAATGTAAATATGGAATCAACGTTGCTATATCTTGTATGGATAATCATCATCGCGGAAAAGAGatgattaatcttttaaaagaattatggaATCTTGGActtaaagttacaattttagatttaatttcccTTGAAGAAATTCTTGAATATTGTCGAGAAAATTCTATCAATCatgtcatttttttaaaaaatggagaaaaaggaagtgTGAGAATCCAAAGTTGGGAACGTGAtagatttcaagaaaaaaaaatgagcaaTCAAGAAATTGGAgagttttttcaaagattagaTAATTCTATACCCATCTTAAATAGATCTGAAAGCAAAACTGTGAcaagtgataattttttaagtaataataatccagttaatgttaatattaattttattttatcagaaaGAGATAAACTTTCTGGTAGTTCAAgaagaagtttaaaaaattctatgattGCACAGATGTCTACATATTTTCAGAGAATTTCACATAAAATtcctattgaaatatttgcagtatttttagaaatgagtgttgtaagaataataataagtttcttAGAGATTGATGAAgaagatcaaaattttttaaaaagtatacaaGTTATTATAGACaa ACATCCAAGACATAAGAAGTATATAAAGGAGATATGTGAAGAAATGCAAgaagtaagaaaagaaaaacaacgaCCCGTATTAATACTGTACAGTTTAATCGATAATCAATACATGACTCTtctataa
- the LOC725088 gene encoding eIF-2-alpha kinase GCN2 isoform X4 — protein sequence MGHSTKGSVVYAGVDMTTGELFAISEWILKVNNKIDENNIQHIMKQVGSLEQEVNHLHKLHHPNLVHYLNMKYLQEEDDVLIYVLQEFVIGSSCSFFLLENIPVNIDFLRYLATGILSALKYLHENNVVHKDLRDTSIYIDSTGTVRLSDYSLNKRLSDIYQTCALVKSEPDFPSIQGRGGKKADIYRFGILMFSLLNGIIVSGDKIDPKTIIQPDLQDFLLKCLINDERKRWSAEQLLQHSFIKTPLAHALSPPKISRKDEQEIHEPEEPDTDIRQYVPPLGSHSRITNEFEILEWLGRGAFGDVLKVKNKLDGGIYAIKRIELNPKNKQLNKKITREVKLLSRMNHENVVRYYNSWIESAIITDAVEERLSITFSERKSPDPLNHLGMDDIEKLAPPLHEVEWNVSYKSRTNTTLPADSDEDNSDASSDTDSDEDCAFLMQNLLRMDSSDSIEFEKDTNYQTSASNINNNENGNIDESKEMVREIQFMYIQMEFCEKSTLRTAIDGGLHEDRERVWRLFREIVEGLAHIHQQGMIHRDLKPVNIFLDSNDHVKIGDFGLATTNILSSFVHTMETDKEFQGLEKGISFGTEEVGSLTGQVGTALYVAPELTTKAAKAIYNQKVDIYSLGVILFEMCYKSLTTGMERIKILLNLRSKEIIFPSEMQQADMSRQIHILRWLLNHDPSQRPTAQELLSSEYLPPARLEETELQEMIRRTLSNNQSKAYKYLISCCFMQEVSPADDITYDMNLPSRSHINFIAWRKYQEGVKSKVIEVFQRHGGVYLGTPLLIPKSHQFCSFSPSSVKLMTRNGNIVCIPHDLRAVFARYIVWNNVPHIRRYAIERVFRDKKVLGFHPRELYECAFDIINPIPDNLLMEAELIYIVWEIINELPSLQERNFTIRLNHTSLLQAVLMYCGVDKEKYQDIYSILRDARDGKFTRFQIQTHLISLCLTDQAMETLFNLFETESSVAKIHSVLKTITRRKGDAAVFAREGLKEIEIVMENIETLGIKWPIVVVPLLVHNVNQHSGIIYQITCEVKWRKKKNGEEVIAAGGRYDKMLSSFKKILERTGMASKEIKQYGAGISISLEKLVSAVSETSESVECKYGINVAISCMDNHHRGKEMINLLKELWNLGLKVTILDLISLEEILEYCRENSINHVIFLKNGEKGSVRIQSWERDRFQEKKMSNQEIGEFFQRLDNSIPILNRSESKTVTSDNFLSNNNPVNVNINFILSERDKLSGSSRRSLKNSMIAQMSTYFQRISHKIPIEIFAVFLEMSVVRIIISFLEIDEEDQNFLKSIQVIIDKHPRHKKYIKEICEEMQEVRKEKQRPVLILYSLIDNQYMTLL from the exons ATGGGTCATAGTACTAAAGGATCGGTTGTTTATGCAGGTGTTGATATGACAACTGGAGAATTATTTGCGATTAGTGAATGGATATTGAAAGTGAATaacaaaattgatgaaaataatattcaacataTTATGAAACAAGTAGGAAGTTTAGAGCAAGAAGTAAACCATCTACATAAATTACATCATCCAAATCttgtacattatttaaatatgaagtaTTTACAAGAAGAAGATGATGTACTTATCTATGTTCTTCAAGAGTTCGTG ATAGGTAGCAGTtgctcttttttcttattggaAAACATCCCGGTAAACATCGATTTTCTACGATATCTAGCAACTGGAATTCTTTCTGCGTTAAAATATCTTCACGAAAATAATGTTGTCCATAAAGATCTACGTGATACTAGTATCTACATTGATAGTACAGGAACGGTTAGATTGTCAgattattctttgaataaaagattatCTGATATTTATCAGACATGTGCATTAGTTAAATCTGAACCAGATTTTCCAAGTATACAAGGCAGAGGTGGGAAAAAAGCAGATATTTATCGTTTTGGTATTCTtatgttttctttattaaatggaATCATAGTTTCTGGAGATAAAATTGATCCAAAGACAATTATACag CCTGATCtacaagattttttattaaagtgcCTTATCAATGATGAAAGAAAACGTTGGTCCGCCGAACAACTATTACaacattcatttataaaaacaccTTTAGCCCATGCATTATCACCTCCAAAAATATCACGAAAAGATGAACAGGAGATTCATGAACCGGAAGAACCTGATACAGATATTCGACAATATGTACCTCCGTTAGGTAGTCATTCAAGAATTACAAATGAGTTTGAAATTCTTGAATGGCTTGGTAGGGGTGCTTTCGGCGATGTTCTTAAAGTGAAGAATAAATTAGATGGTGGAATTTACGCTATTAAAAGGATAGAATtaaatccaaaaaataaacaacttaataaaaaaattactagagAAGTGAAATTGTTGTCACGAATGAATCATGAGAATGTAGtacgatattataattcatggATAGAAAGTGCTATAATAACTGATGCGGTAGAAGAACGATTATCCATAACATTTTCCGAAAGAAAGAGTCCAGATCCgcttaat cATTTAGGAATGGATGATATCGAAAAATTGGCACCACCACTACACGAAGTTGAATGGaatgtttcatataaatctCGAACAAATACAACACTTCCAGCTGATAGCGATGAAGATAATAGTGACGCTTCGAGTGACACTGACAGTGATGAAGATTGTGCGTTTTT aatgcAAAATCTTTTAAGAATGGATTCTTCTGATAGCATagaattcgaaaaagataCGAATTACCAAACATCTgcgtcaaatataaataacaacgaAAACGGAAATATAGATGAATCAAAAGAAATGGTCagagaaattcaatttatgtaCATTCAAATGGAATTTTGTGAAAAGAGTACTTTACGAACAGCAATTGATGGGGGGCTTCATGAAGATCGAGAAAGAGTATGGAgattatttcgagaaattgttGAAGGTCTGGCACATATTCATCAACAAGGGATGATACATCGAGATCTGAAAccagtaaatatatttttggatagtAACGATCATGTAAAGATTGGAGATTTTGGTCTAGCTACAACAAATATACTTTCATCTTTTGTACACACGATGGAAACTGACAAAGAATTTCAAGGTTTAGAGAAAG gtaTTAGTTTTGGTACAGAAGAAGTTGGATCTTTGACAGGACAAGTTGGCACGGCACTTTACGTAGCTCCAGAACTTACAACGAAAGCAGCGAAAGCTATTTACAATCAAAAAGTGGACATTTATAGTCTTGgagtaatattatttgaaatgtgCTACAAATCTTTAACTACGGGAATGGAACGAATTaagattttacttaatttacgatcgaaagaaattatatttccctCGGAAATGCAACAAGCTGATATGTCACgacaaattcatattttacg CTGGTTATTGAATCACGATCCTAGTCAACGACCCACGGCTCAAGAACTTCTTTCTTCAGAATATTTACCTCCTGCACGACTCGAAGAAACGGAACTGCAAGAGATGATTCGTCGCACTCTTTCCAATAATCAAAGCAaagcatataaatatttgatttcatgCTGTTTTATGCAGGAAGTTAGTCCAGCAGATGATATCACTTACGATATGAATTTACCTAGTAGAAGTCATATCAACTTTATTGCTTGGAGAAAGTATCAGGAAGGAGTAAAGTCCAAAGTAATCGAAGTTTTTCAAAGACATGGCGGTGTTTATTTAGGGACTCCTCTATTAATACCAAAATCTCACCAGTTCTGTAGTTTTTCACCTTCTAGTGTCAAATTAATGACTCGCAATGGAAACATCGTTTGTATCCCTCATGATTTACGTGCCGTATTTGCAAGATATATTGTATGGAACAATGTACCGCATATTAGAAGATATGCTATAGAAAGAGTCTTTAGAGATAAAaag gttTTAGGCTTTCATCCAAGAGAACTTTATGAGTGtgcatttgatataataaatcccATTCCTGATAATCTTTTAATGGAAGCtgaattaatatacattgtCTGGGAAATCATTAATGAATTACCTTCGTTACAAGAACGGAATTTTACTATTCGCTTGAATCATACCTCTTTATTACAAGCTGTGTTAATGTATTGTGGagttgataaagaaaaatatcaagatatttattcgattcttcGAGATGCACGTGATGGAAAATTTACAAGATTTCAAATACAGACCCATTTAATAAGTTTATGTTTGACTGATCAGGCTATGGAAacgttattcaatttatttgaaactgAAAGTTCTGTTGCTAAAATTCATAGTGTTTTAAAAACGATTACACGAAGGAAAGGAGATGCTGCTGTTTTTGCTAGAGAAggattgaaagaaattgagaTAGTTATGGAGAATATTGAAACATTGGGTATAAAG tgGCCTATAGTGGTAGTACCTCTTCTAGTACATAATGTAAATCAACATAGcggtataatttatcaaattacatGCGAAGTTAAatggcgtaaaaaaaaaaatggagaggAAGTAATAGCAGCAGGAGGTCGTTACGATAAAATGctctcttcttttaaaaaaattcttgaacgTACTGGAATGGCtagtaaagaaattaaacaatatggCGCCGGAATTAGTATCTCGTTAGAAAAATTAGTTTCTGCAGTTTCAGAAACTTCGGAATCTGTAGAATGTAAATATGGAATCAACGTTGCTATATCTTGTATGGATAATCATCATCGCGGAAAAGAGatgattaatcttttaaaagaattatggaATCTTGGActtaaagttacaattttagatttaatttcccTTGAAGAAATTCTTGAATATTGTCGAGAAAATTCTATCAATCatgtcatttttttaaaaaatggagaaaaaggaagtgTGAGAATCCAAAGTTGGGAACGTGAtagatttcaagaaaaaaaaatgagcaaTCAAGAAATTGGAgagttttttcaaagattagaTAATTCTATACCCATCTTAAATAGATCTGAAAGCAAAACTGTGAcaagtgataattttttaagtaataataatccagttaatgttaatattaattttattttatcagaaaGAGATAAACTTTCTGGTAGTTCAAgaagaagtttaaaaaattctatgattGCACAGATGTCTACATATTTTCAGAGAATTTCACATAAAATtcctattgaaatatttgcagtatttttagaaatgagtgttgtaagaataataataagtttcttAGAGATTGATGAAgaagatcaaaattttttaaaaagtatacaaGTTATTATAGACaa ACATCCAAGACATAAGAAGTATATAAAGGAGATATGTGAAGAAATGCAAgaagtaagaaaagaaaaacaacgaCCCGTATTAATACTGTACAGTTTAATCGATAATCAATACATGACTCTtctataa